One genomic segment of Aquipluma nitroreducens includes these proteins:
- a CDS encoding ThiF family adenylyltransferase, with the protein MYNRNYLYINGENQKRIKNLHILVGGCGLGSVIAECALRLGFENICIIDGDKVELSNLNRQNYIRTDIGKFKVESLKERLLQINQDARIEAITEFLTKENITGYLDKGFDVAINTIDFTSDIPFLFDEICCGANIPVLHPLNLGWGGGVIVIDQHSRKLTELQTDYRGFELCMAQHILKELMQIESVPDYLPSIIEEYTRIKKPGVSPPQLSVGSFLIASICTTLMYDLCLKKNVKTFPEIYFETV; encoded by the coding sequence ATGTATAATAGAAATTATCTTTATATCAATGGTGAAAACCAGAAGAGAATAAAAAACTTGCATATTCTGGTTGGAGGATGCGGTTTAGGAAGTGTTATAGCTGAATGTGCTCTGCGGCTTGGATTTGAGAATATTTGCATCATTGACGGAGACAAGGTCGAACTCTCAAATCTAAATAGGCAGAATTACATCCGTACCGATATTGGTAAATTTAAAGTTGAATCGTTAAAAGAACGGTTATTGCAGATTAATCAAGATGCTCGTATTGAAGCAATTACTGAATTTCTAACTAAGGAAAATATTACTGGCTATTTAGATAAAGGATTTGATGTGGCCATTAATACGATTGATTTCACCTCTGACATTCCATTTTTGTTTGATGAAATTTGCTGTGGCGCGAATATCCCGGTATTGCATCCGCTCAATTTGGGCTGGGGAGGAGGTGTGATTGTAATTGACCAACACAGCCGAAAACTAACTGAATTACAAACGGATTATAGAGGTTTTGAGTTATGTATGGCTCAACACATTCTTAAGGAACTAATGCAAATAGAAAGCGTTCCCGATTATTTACCCAGTATCATTGAAGAATACACCAGAATAAAAAAACCTGGTGTTTCTCCTCCGCAACTTTCAGTTGGTTCATTTTTGATCGCATCCATTTGTACAACTTTAATGTATGACTTATGCCTGAAAAAAAATGTAAAAACATTTCCTGAAATATATTTTGAAACCGTTTAG
- a CDS encoding fibrobacter succinogenes major paralogous domain-containing protein, with protein MRIVFIKYSIAVLLLVFILGCKKTEPILPDNPLNGKTTAVFNSSKSYGSVTDVDGNTYKIIKIGDQVWMAENLRVTHYRNGDAIPNIKDTTQWANQTEGAWCNYNNTEDLTAIATYGRLYNWYVTQDTRNIAPSGWRVADVIDWEILIETLGGDTIASKHLRETGILHWDGPNNADNSSGFTALPGNWRYFKGGYTIEPGLYGAFWTSSIYSSTSAPFLSLGSWSDPLIFKGINYKINGYSIRCIKE; from the coding sequence ATGAGAATAGTATTCATTAAGTATTCGATTGCGGTTCTGTTATTGGTTTTTATTCTTGGCTGTAAAAAGACCGAGCCAATACTGCCAGATAATCCATTAAACGGAAAGACCACAGCAGTTTTTAATTCGTCAAAAAGTTACGGATCGGTAACAGATGTTGATGGTAATACCTATAAGATCATAAAAATAGGCGACCAGGTTTGGATGGCCGAAAACCTGCGGGTTACGCATTACCGTAACGGCGATGCCATACCAAACATTAAGGACACCACCCAATGGGCTAACCAAACCGAAGGTGCCTGGTGCAACTATAACAATACCGAAGACCTTACTGCAATTGCCACCTATGGAAGGCTTTATAACTGGTATGTAACGCAAGATACAAGAAATATTGCCCCCAGCGGGTGGAGAGTGGCTGATGTAATTGATTGGGAAATACTTATAGAAACTCTTGGCGGCGACACCATTGCATCAAAGCACTTAAGGGAAACCGGAATTTTGCACTGGGACGGGCCCAATAATGCCGACAACAGCAGTGGGTTTACTGCATTGCCCGGGAACTGGCGATATTTTAAAGGAGGTTATACGATTGAACCTGGTCTTTATGGCGCATTTTGGACATCATCAATCTATTCCAGCACATCCGCACCCTTTCTTTCCTTAGGCTCATGGAGTGACCCCCTTATTTTTAAGGGTATAAATTATAAAATTAACGGATATTCCATCCGTTGCATCAAAGAATAA
- a CDS encoding fibrobacter succinogenes major paralogous domain-containing protein produces the protein MKKVFRKYSIAVLLLVFILGCKKTEPILPDNPLNGKTTAVFNPSKSYGSVTDFDGNTYKTIKIGDQVWMAENLRATHYRNGEAIPNIKDTTQWAAQIEGAYCNYNNTEDLTAIATYGRLYNWYVTQNPKNIAPSGWRVADVIDWEILIETLGGDTIASKHLKETGILHWDGPNNADNSSGFTALPGQWRLFKGGYPFPFGIYASFWTSSLYSEVSAPFLYLYTRDTYMYKGMNFKVNGYSIRCIKE, from the coding sequence ATGAAAAAAGTATTCAGGAAGTATTCGATTGCTGTTCTGTTATTGGTTTTTATTCTTGGCTGTAAAAAGACCGAACCAATACTGCCAGATAACCCATTAAACGGAAAGACCACCGCTGTTTTTAACCCCTCAAAAAGTTACGGATCAGTAACAGACTTCGACGGGAATACCTATAAGACCATAAAAATAGGCGATCAAGTTTGGATGGCCGAAAACCTGCGGGCTACGCATTACCGTAACGGCGAAGCCATACCAAACATTAAGGACACCACCCAATGGGCTGCCCAAATAGAAGGAGCATATTGTAACTATAACAATACAGAAGACCTTACTGCGATTGCCACCTATGGCAGGCTTTACAACTGGTATGTAACACAAAACCCGAAAAATATTGCCCCTAGCGGGTGGCGGGTAGCTGATGTCATTGATTGGGAAATACTTATAGAAACCCTTGGCGGCGATACCATCGCCTCAAAACACTTAAAGGAAACCGGAATTTTGCACTGGGATGGGCCCAATAACGCCGACAACAGCAGTGGCTTTACGGCATTGCCCGGGCAGTGGCGCCTTTTTAAAGGAGGTTACCCGTTTCCATTTGGTATTTACGCCTCATTTTGGACATCATCATTATATTCAGAAGTATCTGCTCCATTTCTATACTTATATACCAGAGACACTTATATGTATAAAGGAATGAATTTTAAAGTCAATGGATATTCGATTCGTTGCATTAAAGAATAA
- a CDS encoding fibronectin type III domain-containing protein, with product MNKIYSIVLTTMLLFLMAPKVWAADFTVSISSTDGCSGYIQPLKSGASIQFQINVKNIWTGNCNVGINKNNMGIPAAWVAIDNNNQTITPQQSVNFLITLTIPANTSEGEYSMPLSFNAYDSSNYNHSFTYTTQVVTVDNSVPQLPTFSAIPSSGKIYVSGWSSYDAMSNTYTTKKPSSGISGIKSYTVTLKNPDNSVKETQTINATSNNYYTFQNLTGNVNYKVSVTATDIAGNTNAKEIVVATAPAAPTMSSSVQGFCNITLNWTASSGATSYKLYDATPSTPVLITTTTNPSYVVNGLTSATVYKFYVVAYNSSGLGSDAGNTLSVSTLTVPVPTISGSQSICSSGTMLTVTNVPSGCSLEWVPGPGLSLYSSSGSSATFKATDNVPSWIKATINSGCGVASYTYAVDAGKPKPGAISIDFDAPPSRFTASIDGMISATSYNWYLDGVLIRNTTSTLQVFNRQLDNCGHVYYVDVEMVNGCGTSELRHAEVSEDPCYYYMVYPNPAVSEISITQSPEITSLSLAATSPKPRNIKSIKIIDNNGITYMNKVYGKEIPNASLNISALKIGTYQIIINEGKGQESHSFIKN from the coding sequence ATGAACAAAATTTATTCAATTGTTTTAACCACCATGCTTCTCTTTCTCATGGCTCCGAAAGTTTGGGCCGCAGATTTTACAGTATCAATTTCCTCTACAGATGGATGTTCTGGCTACATCCAGCCGCTCAAATCAGGCGCCAGTATCCAGTTTCAAATAAACGTTAAAAATATTTGGACTGGTAACTGCAATGTGGGCATCAATAAAAATAACATGGGAATACCTGCCGCGTGGGTTGCTATCGATAATAACAACCAAACGATTACTCCCCAGCAAAGCGTTAACTTTCTGATCACACTAACCATTCCTGCAAACACAAGCGAAGGAGAGTACTCAATGCCTTTATCTTTTAACGCGTATGACAGTTCCAATTATAATCATTCGTTTACTTATACCACTCAGGTAGTTACAGTAGATAATTCGGTGCCTCAACTCCCAACATTTTCTGCCATACCTTCAAGCGGCAAGATTTATGTTTCAGGGTGGAGCAGTTACGATGCTATGTCAAATACTTATACTACAAAAAAACCTTCTTCGGGTATCTCGGGGATAAAAAGCTATACGGTTACCTTAAAAAATCCGGACAACTCGGTTAAAGAGACTCAGACCATAAATGCAACTTCAAATAATTATTATACCTTCCAAAATTTAACAGGAAACGTAAATTACAAGGTAAGTGTAACCGCCACCGATATAGCAGGAAACACGAACGCCAAAGAAATAGTGGTAGCAACCGCACCAGCAGCGCCAACAATGTCTTCCAGTGTGCAAGGTTTTTGTAATATTACTCTCAACTGGACAGCTTCAAGTGGAGCAACTTCTTATAAGTTGTATGATGCTACTCCTTCAACACCTGTTTTGATTACAACAACCACAAATCCTTCATATGTAGTTAATGGATTAACTTCCGCTACAGTTTACAAATTTTATGTTGTCGCATACAACAGTTCGGGTCTTGGTTCCGACGCCGGAAATACTCTTTCTGTTTCAACTTTAACAGTACCAGTTCCAACAATTTCTGGTAGTCAATCCATTTGTTCATCAGGTACAATGCTCACAGTAACAAACGTACCTTCAGGATGCAGTCTTGAATGGGTTCCAGGGCCAGGTCTTAGCCTCTATTCGTCATCCGGGAGCTCAGCAACATTTAAAGCTACCGACAACGTTCCCAGTTGGATTAAAGCCACAATAAATTCAGGCTGTGGAGTGGCATCCTATACTTATGCCGTTGACGCAGGTAAGCCCAAACCTGGTGCTATATCTATTGATTTTGATGCACCACCAAGCCGTTTTACCGCTTCTATTGATGGAATGATTTCTGCTACTTCTTATAATTGGTATTTGGATGGTGTTTTAATTCGCAACACGACAAGTACCCTTCAGGTTTTTAATCGTCAATTGGATAACTGTGGTCATGTTTACTATGTTGATGTAGAAATGGTAAATGGTTGTGGAACATCTGAATTACGCCATGCAGAGGTATCTGAGGATCCCTGTTATTACTACATGGTTTATCCAAACCCAGCAGTATCAGAAATCAGCATAACTCAAAGTCCTGAAATAACGTCGCTATCATTAGCTGCAACGAGTCCAAAACCACGGAATATAAAATCGATAAAAATTATTGATAACAATGGAATTACATATATGAACAAAGTCTATGGTAAAGAAATACCAAATGCTTCGTTGAATATTTCCGCACTTAAAATTGGTACTTATCAGATTATAATAAACGAAGGCAAAGGACAAGAGAGCCATTCGTTTATCAAGAACTAA
- a CDS encoding IS3 family transposase: MFTRTVDRSREERKETIVSACDLFGVSRQVYYRSKSSLTRSRGKASQVVAMVHQVRRQLPRLGTRKLYYLLEDRLKALGVGRDRLFSILKANHLLIKPARSYRKTTDSHHRFHKHKNLVAELVPTQPEQVWVADITYIGNRENQQYLALVTDAYSKKIVGHDVSENLSSDGAIRALKQGLKSRSYKANTLIHHSDRGLQYCCDAYQQILTRKKVRCSMTESYDPYTNAVAERVNGILKQEFMLEDYRVELPVMQQLVKDSIEIYNTKRPHWSCHMLTPEQMHKQQTIKIKSYKKTDRFKASFETVSESINLVL; this comes from the coding sequence ATGTTTACCCGAACAGTCGACCGAAGCCGTGAAGAAAGAAAAGAAACGATAGTTTCAGCCTGTGACTTGTTCGGGGTAAGCAGACAGGTATATTATCGCAGTAAATCCTCTTTGACTCGAAGCCGGGGGAAAGCCTCGCAGGTAGTTGCGATGGTGCATCAGGTTCGCCGGCAATTGCCGCGTCTTGGTACCCGTAAGCTATACTATTTGTTGGAGGATCGGCTCAAAGCACTGGGAGTGGGCAGGGATCGGCTTTTTTCTATCCTGAAGGCAAACCACCTGCTGATAAAACCAGCAAGGAGTTATCGGAAAACTACGGATTCACATCACCGTTTCCATAAACACAAGAACCTGGTTGCAGAACTTGTTCCAACGCAACCGGAGCAGGTTTGGGTAGCCGACATCACTTACATCGGGAATCGGGAGAACCAGCAATACCTGGCCTTGGTAACCGATGCTTATTCCAAGAAGATAGTCGGGCATGATGTTTCAGAAAACCTGAGCTCAGATGGTGCCATACGTGCTTTAAAACAAGGATTGAAAAGCCGGTCGTACAAAGCCAATACACTGATACACCACTCAGACAGAGGCTTACAGTATTGTTGCGATGCCTACCAGCAAATTTTAACCAGGAAGAAGGTAAGATGCAGTATGACCGAATCGTACGATCCCTATACCAATGCCGTTGCAGAGCGTGTTAACGGGATACTGAAACAGGAATTTATGCTTGAAGATTACCGGGTAGAACTCCCGGTGATGCAACAGTTAGTAAAAGACAGTATTGAAATTTACAATACCAAACGACCTCATTGGTCTTGCCACATGCTAACTCCGGAGCAAATGCATAAACAACAGACCATTAAAATTAAAAGCTATAAAAAAACTGACCGTTTCAAAGCTAGCTTTGAAACGGTCAGTGAATCTATTAATTTAGTCCTATAA